A stretch of the Sphingobacterium thalpophilum genome encodes the following:
- a CDS encoding response regulator transcription factor, which translates to MIDILYVEDEPSLAMIVADSLEANGFRVEHCNNGYEALAAFSRAKPDIMVVDVMMPLMDGFTLASKIREMDTLIPIIFLTAKVQTEDVVRGFRLGGDDYVKKPFKIEELVVRIESLLKNSPKMLFGQKLMIGDYTLDSLKHQLIYRGEVLKLSFRESELLRKLYEQKDKVIPREDIMRAYWSHDKYFTGRSLDVFISRIRKYLSQDSRIKITNVRGVGYMLTVD; encoded by the coding sequence ATGATTGATATTTTATACGTTGAAGACGAGCCCAGTCTGGCCATGATTGTTGCCGACAGTCTGGAAGCGAATGGTTTCAGGGTCGAGCACTGCAATAACGGGTATGAGGCTTTAGCTGCCTTTAGCCGAGCCAAACCGGATATTATGGTGGTAGATGTCATGATGCCGCTGATGGACGGGTTTACCTTGGCGTCAAAAATACGGGAGATGGATACCTTGATTCCCATTATTTTTCTGACAGCCAAGGTACAGACAGAAGATGTGGTGAGGGGCTTTCGTCTCGGTGGTGACGACTATGTCAAAAAACCTTTTAAGATAGAAGAACTAGTGGTGCGGATCGAGTCCCTGCTCAAAAATAGTCCCAAGATGTTGTTTGGACAGAAACTGATGATAGGCGATTATACGTTGGATAGTCTGAAACATCAGTTGATTTACCGGGGTGAGGTGCTAAAACTGTCTTTCCGCGAAAGCGAACTTTTGCGGAAACTCTATGAGCAGAAAGACAAGGTGATCCCCAGAGAGGATATCATGCGGGCCTATTGGAGTCACGATAAGTACTTTACCGGGCGCAGTTTGGATGTATTCATTAGCCGTATCCGAAAGTACCTAAGCCAGGACAGCCGCATCAAAATTACAAACGTCAGGGGAGTAGGATATATGCTTACCGTGGACTGA
- a CDS encoding sensor histidine kinase has protein sequence MGRRFKLLITLIVLIGAGISVVLGIWLYGSYTNRRDLFLSTAERSLFNVVQEVYQAENGDQQLDGPVADRDRLLDDIRRELAPLLAEQELDQALQRVREQQPWGHIHTQRGADRKVKIYSKDRDNPTIIPPFLFRDFDMNKTILNLIDKKFRESLGNKGIDVPYQLDVVSIPRDQVKDVRRKYREQNLAWTRPMMVNPAKGEFLVVKFQEDWKYLLYSLSWQLLISLLLIGLLLGTFFYLMKTIFQQNKMAELRKNFVDNMTHELKTPVSTVMAAVEAIQLYGVQDDKEKMKRYLDISKKELEHLSTMIEKVLQMDIDASRGIVLQRVDFNLVATVQSAIEVAQLNKTKVVTIELIAESMEIIVNGDESHLRNVINNLLENAIKYAGQQVTIKVELKTLKENVQIRITDNGKGIAPEYQQQIFDMFFRVPSGNLHDVKGFGLGLAYVKQVVKRHDGKITVESELGRGSTFAVRLPY, from the coding sequence ATGGGTAGAAGATTTAAATTGCTGATCACTTTGATCGTTCTGATAGGTGCGGGAATCAGTGTTGTGCTGGGAATCTGGCTATATGGGAGCTATACCAACCGCCGTGATCTCTTCTTATCGACTGCCGAACGCTCGCTCTTTAATGTGGTACAGGAAGTGTATCAGGCCGAAAACGGCGATCAGCAATTGGACGGCCCCGTTGCGGACCGTGACCGGCTGCTGGACGACATCAGACGAGAACTGGCGCCGCTGCTTGCAGAGCAGGAGCTGGATCAAGCGCTGCAGCGGGTGCGTGAGCAGCAGCCATGGGGTCATATCCATACGCAGCGGGGCGCGGACAGAAAAGTAAAGATCTATTCTAAGGATCGTGATAATCCGACGATCATACCCCCTTTTTTGTTTCGCGACTTTGACATGAATAAGACCATTTTGAACCTGATCGACAAAAAGTTCCGCGAATCGTTAGGCAATAAAGGCATCGACGTGCCATACCAACTGGATGTGGTGAGTATCCCGCGTGACCAGGTCAAGGATGTGCGACGGAAATACCGCGAGCAAAATCTTGCATGGACAAGGCCCATGATGGTCAATCCGGCGAAGGGTGAATTTCTAGTGGTCAAGTTTCAGGAAGACTGGAAATATCTCCTGTATAGCCTCAGCTGGCAGCTGTTGATTTCACTGCTTCTGATCGGTCTGTTGCTGGGTACTTTTTTCTATCTGATGAAGACTATCTTTCAGCAAAATAAAATGGCGGAACTGCGTAAAAACTTTGTCGATAACATGACGCATGAGCTCAAAACCCCAGTATCTACCGTGATGGCTGCTGTTGAGGCGATTCAGCTTTATGGGGTGCAAGATGATAAAGAGAAGATGAAGCGCTATCTGGATATTTCGAAAAAAGAACTAGAACATCTTTCGACCATGATCGAAAAAGTGCTACAGATGGATATTGACGCTTCCAGGGGAATTGTATTACAGCGCGTGGATTTTAACCTCGTGGCGACGGTCCAAAGCGCCATAGAAGTTGCACAGCTCAACAAAACGAAGGTTGTCACTATAGAGCTTATTGCAGAGAGTATGGAGATCATCGTCAATGGCGATGAATCGCACCTCCGAAATGTGATCAATAATTTACTGGAAAACGCCATAAAATACGCAGGTCAGCAAGTGACGATAAAAGTTGAACTAAAAACTCTGAAAGAAAATGTGCAAATTCGTATTACAGATAACGGTAAAGGGATTGCTCCCGAATACCAGCAGCAGATTTTTGACATGTTCTTCAGGGTACCCTCCGGCAACCTGCACGATGTCAAAGGTTTTGGGCTCGGGCTAGCCTATGTCAAACAGGTGGTCAAGCGACATGATGGCAAAATCACTGTGGAAAGCGAACTGGGCAGAGGCAGTACGTTTGCTGTACGCTTGCCTTATTAG